The following nucleotide sequence is from Mangifera indica cultivar Alphonso chromosome 1, CATAS_Mindica_2.1, whole genome shotgun sequence.
TCCAATGCTTGTTGGTTATTCTCATTCTCAACATCATGACACtgatcaccaccaccaccactcaCAATCACAATCCCAATCCCACCAATCTGCGAAACAACATGGCTATTTGTTTACGCCAAAGCCAAAACAGCAACTTTCACCTTTCAGTGATGATGATGAACTTGGATTTGCCCCGGATGACGGTGCTGGAGATGGCAAGAGAAAGGCATCTCCTTGGCAGAGAATGAAGTGGACTGATGGCATGGTTAGGCTTCTTATAATGGCTGTTTATTATATTGGTGATGAAGCTGGATCCGAAGGGAATGATAAGAAAAAGACTGGAGCTTTACTGCAGAAGAAAGGGAAATGGAAATCAGTGTCGATGGCTATGATGGAGAAGGGGTTTTATGTGTCTCCTCAACAATGTGAGGATAAATTTAATGACTTGAATAAGAGGTACAAAAGGGTTAATGAAATTCTTGGTAAGGGAACTGCTTGCCGTGTTGTGGAGAATCAGAGTTTGCTGGATAATATGGATTTGTCGCCGAAAATGAAGGAGGAGGTTAAGAAGTTGCTTAATTCTAAGCATTTGTTTTTCAGGGAAATGTGTGCTTATCATAATAGTTGTAATCATGGTAGTGGTACTAGTGGAGCTACTGGTACCAATCAGTCACCAGAGCTAAGCACGGACATGTCTCAGGTTCAGCATCAACAGTCACAACAGCAACGATGCTTGCATTCATCAGAAAATGCCCATAGTGGGGCTTCTGCAAGTAGAATGGAAATAGAAGGGCCAAAAATGGTGAACGTGGGAAGTGAAgaagaggatgaggatgaggatgacagtgatgatgaggatgacaatgatgaggatgatgagGCAGTAGAAGGGACTTCAAGGGGCCCAAATGGGCATGGGCAAGAAGACGACGATGAGAACGATGATAAACCATCTGAAAATAGGGGTAGAAAAGGTGTTTTTTCTGCCCAATTGACACCGTTGATGCAGCAGTTGAATGGTGAATTGATGAGTGTGATTCAAGATGGAGCCAAGAGTGCATGGGAGAAGAAGCAGTGGATGAAGATGAGGTTACTACAACTGGAGGAGCAGCAAGTTAATTATGAATACCATGCTCTGCAGCTTGAGAAGCAAAGGTTAAAGTGGGTGAAGTTTAGCTCCAAGAAGGAGAGGGAAATGGAGAGAGCAAAGATTGAAAACGAGCGAAGGCGGCTTGAGAATGAAAGAATGGTGCTCCTTCTTAGGCAGAAGGAGCTTGAGTTGCTGGATCACCATCATTCtcatcaacaacaacagcaCTCATCAAACAAGAGGAGTGACCCATCTTCCATTACTGGATAAATTTGTACAATATATATAGATCACATTACATAGGCTTGTTCTCTCAAATCATGTTTATTAGATTTTGCATTTCTATGTGAATCAATTATGTTCCctttctaataattattttagtgtTCATTTAGCTTGGAGAATAAGCTGATAATGAAGTTCCAACATTGTCAAGGGAAAGGAAATTTGAGAGGCATTGATGCTGTATTGAGCATTAGATAAATCTATGAAGTCATGTTGTTAGTTCGGTAATGGCGTTAAAATGGTTGAGCATTAGCTACAATTGGCGGTGGTAAGTGCCCAAGTTTAAAACTCTTTTAGGCGGATAACCAGGTAATATGAAAGAGTCTGGATGTGTGGATTTTGGGTCTATACTCATAAATGAAACATTATTATTAacatagattatttaaaaaattattgcgTATAAGTTTGTATGGTAacaaattatgaaatattatcataaagttatttgttctattttaaaaatattttttatattaataagatattaaaatttcttcatAGAACGGCTTCAGGAGTCAGGACCATCATAGGGAGCATgcaaaaattaaacagaaatgGAACGCATGCACGCCTGATGGGACTCGAACCCACAATCGTCTGATTAGAAGTCAGACGCCTTATCCATTAGGCCACAGGCGCTCGTTGTTGATTCGGtgaaatagataaattatattcatatgTAAATCATGTATCCCCAATCCCATTACCATGGGGTATTGAAGTACCCGTACGGCTTTTTACATTTTTTCGGAAAGCAAATTATAAGCTTGACGAGTACCTAGTAATTCTAACCGTAAAGGATGTTTACTTTTTTCGGCATTTGggaatgaaagtgagagtggtccaaatcaaactaattcaatttgaatttatttactttaaatatgaattaaatttaaattaataggtTACGCTTATTTTATaatcgaattgaatttgaattaatacgTTAGACTTATTTTGTAATCGAATTGAATTCATAATATAAAGAATTTAGCTTAGTTTGACTCGTGAATTAGATAGatgattcgatttgatttaaatttgactggtgactcaattcgaattatattaaataattattaaacgaaGTCTCTTTGTCAATAAGCCACGAATATGAGTCATACATCTaaactttgaatttgaactataaattcaaaccaaactataatcATATTTAATGTTGACTCGAcagattcgaatcaaactcaaacaaaagaATACTTA
It contains:
- the LOC123230188 gene encoding uncharacterized protein LOC123230188 isoform X1; translation: MEPNGLNVGLFSGIASGMLGLEMPLHPQQNSQKPQIQNPQNPQKPQIQNPQNPHNLHNQSPMLVGYSHSQHHDTDHHHHHSQSQSQSHQSAKQHGYLFTPKPKQQLSPFSDDDELGFAPDDGAGDGKRKASPWQRMKWTDGMVRLLIMAVYYIGDEAGSEGNDKKKTGALLQKKGKWKSVSMAMMEKGFYVSPQQCEDKFNDLNKRYKRVNEILGKGTACRVVENQSLLDNMDLSPKMKEEVKKLLNSKHLFFREMCAYHNSCNHGSGTSGATGTNQSPELSTDMSQVQHQQSQQQRCLHSSENAHSGASASRMEIEGPKMVNVGSEEEDEDEDDSDDEDDNDEDDEAVEGTSRGPNGHGQEDDDENDDKPSENRGRKGVFSAQLTPLMQQLNGELMSVIQDGAKSAWEKKQWMKMRLLQLEEQQVNYEYHALQLEKQRLKWVKFSSKKEREMERAKIENERRRLENERMVLLLRQKELELLDHHHSHQQQQHSSNKRSDPSSITG
- the LOC123230188 gene encoding uncharacterized protein LOC123230188 isoform X2 codes for the protein MLGLEMPLHPQQNSQKPQIQNPQNPQKPQIQNPQNPHNLHNQSPMLVGYSHSQHHDTDHHHHHSQSQSQSHQSAKQHGYLFTPKPKQQLSPFSDDDELGFAPDDGAGDGKRKASPWQRMKWTDGMVRLLIMAVYYIGDEAGSEGNDKKKTGALLQKKGKWKSVSMAMMEKGFYVSPQQCEDKFNDLNKRYKRVNEILGKGTACRVVENQSLLDNMDLSPKMKEEVKKLLNSKHLFFREMCAYHNSCNHGSGTSGATGTNQSPELSTDMSQVQHQQSQQQRCLHSSENAHSGASASRMEIEGPKMVNVGSEEEDEDEDDSDDEDDNDEDDEAVEGTSRGPNGHGQEDDDENDDKPSENRGRKGVFSAQLTPLMQQLNGELMSVIQDGAKSAWEKKQWMKMRLLQLEEQQVNYEYHALQLEKQRLKWVKFSSKKEREMERAKIENERRRLENERMVLLLRQKELELLDHHHSHQQQQHSSNKRSDPSSITG